In Arachis stenosperma cultivar V10309 chromosome 1, arast.V10309.gnm1.PFL2, whole genome shotgun sequence, one DNA window encodes the following:
- the LOC130935209 gene encoding uncharacterized protein LOC130935209: protein MAAEPVPAGTRPAPTWPGQFRVSFKPPVPVAPPPRNSSDSSHCHSSAARLFHVTASPSSRLCRSLLLRAASQSEIICAPSGLQVFSNYFMASNAREDTQSNSVAPNDNEIEVQSNANPTLETSQATDNVSTPKGSTPNEGDNKTHVKSAYWEYFDRLKVEGEWKAKCKFCKIVFSANPKNGTKSLRNHVDRYCKRIKVANSR, encoded by the exons ATGGCAGCAGAACCCGTACCTGCGGGTACCCGCCCCGCCCCTACCTGGCCGGGGCAG TTCCGTGTCTCCTTCAAGCCGCCTGTGCCTGTCGCTCCTCCTCCGCGCAACTCGTCTGATTCGTCTCATTGCCACTCCTCCGCAGCGCGTCTCTTCCACGTGACCGCGTCTCCTTCAAGCCGCCTGTGCCGGTCACTCCTCCTCCGCGCCGCCTCTCAGTCCGAAATCATCTGCGCTCCTTCCGGCCTCCAA GTGTTTTCAAATTACTTCATGGCTAGTAATGCTAGAGAAGACACACAAAGCAACAGTGTTGCTCCAAATGATAATGAAATTGAAGTGCAAAGTAATGCTAATCCAACTTTAGAAACTTCACAAGCAACGGATAATGTCTCAACTCCAAAAGGATCAACTCCTAATGAAGGTGACAATAAGACTCATGTTAAGAGTGCTTATTGGGAGTATTTTGATCGTTTGAAAGTTGAAGGTGAATGGAAGGCGAAATGCAAGTTTTGCAAGATTGTGTTTAGTGCAAATCCGAAGAATGGTACCAAGTCATTGAGGAACCATGTGGATCGATATTGTAAGAGAATAAAGGTGGCAAATTCTAGGTAA
- the LOC130936511 gene encoding glycine-rich RNA-binding protein 3, mitochondrial-like, with protein MAFFGRIGNLLRNAANKQISSELLSSPSIFQAIRCMSSAPSSKLFIGGVSYSTDEQGLREAFSRYGEVVDARIIVDRDSGRSRGFGFVTFSSAEEASSAIQALDGQDLHGRRIRVNYANERPRGFGGGGGGFGGSYGNAPYGAGAGYGSAYGNSPYDGAPGGGGGGGGYGGNAAGGYGGGGYGSGGNYGRSGYDNNYSTPDSFGSSSAGGSGDYGGNSGNFGVAAGGGGSDSYGSAPGFDAAAGVGSHETSAGFGGSDNYASAGGFDGSEGSGYGSSGQLDNKETSIEGDDMDLVEGNYKDDNDDTDDFAKRA; from the exons ATGGCTTTCTTTGGTCGAATTGGGAATTTACTCAGAAATGCTGCAAACAAGCAGATCAGTTCAGAATTGCTCTCATCCCCATCTATTTTCCAGGCAATACGGTGCATGTCATCTGCTCCAAGCTCAAAACTGTTCATTGGAG GTGTTTCATATTCTACTGATGAGCAAGGTTTGAGGGAGGCATTTTCAAGATATGGAGAAGTTGTTGATG cAAGGATAATTGTGGATCGTGATAGTGGTAGATCCAGGGGATTTGGTTTTGTTACTTTCAGTTCAGCTGAGGAGGCATCAAGTGCTATTCAAGCCTTGGATGGACAG GATCTTCATGGTCGCCGGATTAGGGTAAATTATGCTAATGAAAGGCCCCGTGGATTTGGCGGTGGAGGTGGTGGTTTTGGTGGTTCTTATGGCAATGCACCATATGGTGCTGGTGCTGGCTATGGAAGTGCTTACGGTAACTCTCCTTATGATGGTGCTCcaggtggtggtggtggcggtGGCGGTTATGGTGGCAATGCTGCTGGAGGTTACGGTGGAGGCGGCTATGGATCTGGTGGCAATTATGGTCGCAGTGGCTATGACAATAACTATTCCACTCCTGACAGTTTTGGAAGTAGCAGTGCTGGTGGCAGTGGAGATTATGGTGGTAACAGTGGGAATTTTGGTGTTGCTGCTGGTGGTGGAGGAAGTGATAGCTATGGCAGTGCTCCTGGTTTTGATGCTGCTGCTGGTGTAGGTAGTCATGAAACATCTGCTGGTTTTGGTGGCAGTGATAATTATGCCAGTGCTGGTGGATTTGATGGAAGTGAGGGATCCGGGTATGGCAGTAGTGGCCAACTGGATAACAAAGAAACCAGCATTGAAGGCGACGATATGGACTTAGTCGAAGGAAATTACAAAGATGACAATGATGATACCGATGACTTTGCCAAAAGGGCCTGA
- the LOC130936524 gene encoding uncharacterized protein LOC130936524 — protein MDFWVVVAGAGAGYLAKYWKRVAKSSDRSPHLSSEDPNLENCESPRSSFRGRALRDRLGKNVPLDRRISDANSTDGLSTLDLASNIGLDGEEVRHLRTLNDGDVPFGSNLTGTFTANGNYHDIEDGNEQSSNVSSHCGFLHPSLPRREVSSILNVAGNKTSLRTKRRRVHTSRPISSLESCLVAQLYKEHADIEERFVTSVSSPSRATGPFHVCDRSQKISSADDDDSSFVFIGSEENKLLREASQVKDENILFGVPPLPKFRSSSGFRKMRFNAKNKQSRRICSFNGVLNGKDVYTQHDATFLFSLGISFGILSTTLANKREMDKLRELLKKNENLVQDLQEELDMKDSMTVKELHSENYGSQDTCDHSFCDKELNGFSPEKHTDNSPITNLKKIYDEKEDENSECMSKIEAELEAELERLGLNMNESSLDRRLSELVEVDADFVADFAQGELRADMVDGEDFDLPKSNEDASDPIIVPANYAVSPHELSLRLHEVIQSRLEDRVQELELALQNSQRKLRVMESKHAGSSQEYFPSCKQASSFAKGNILTYDDCDPIAEPRAANLSSEALGEYNEAFEDSIKIDESEEHSLPSNYDSANKGRSHIHDWDVFGEDQHGGGNGSMTQSPVNGERLSMELSSSDVLILARQSSSVQGLDDVSGDEDCDCDSEMERQLIRQIVERTKKGSPALQNARRILYSMDDDYDEH, from the exons ATGGATTTTTGGGTGGTTGTAGCTGGTGCTGGAGCTGGGTACTTAGCTAAATATTGGAAAAGGGTTGCAAAGAGTAGTGATAGGTCACCTCATTTATCTTCAGAGGATCCCAATTTGGAGAACTGTGAGTCCCCGAGAAGCTCCTTTCGCGGGCGAGCACTGAGAGATAGATTGGGGAAGAATGTTCCTTTGGATAGAAGGATTTCAGATGCGAACTCAACGGATGGTCTTTCGACTCTAGATCTGGCTTCTAACATAGGGCTTGATGGTGAAGAAGTTAGACACTTGAGGACTTTGAATGATGGCGATGTTCCTTTTGGATCGAATTTAACAGGTACATTCACAGCAAATGGGAACTATCATGATATTGAAGATGGAAATGAGcaaagctccaacgttagtagCCATTGTGGTTTCCTGCATCCAAGTTTGCCTAGAAGAGAAGTGAGTTCTATACTTAATGTAGCCGGAAATAAAACATCTCTTAGAACTAAGCGTAGGCGTGTTCATACTAGTAGACCAATAAGTTCACTAGAAAGTTGCTTAGTGGCTCAGCTATACAAAGAACATGCTGATATTGAAGAACGCTTTGTTACTTCTGTTTCGTCGCCATCTAGGGCCACAGGGCCGTTTCATGTATGTGATAGAAGCCAAAAAATTAGCAGCGCAGACGATGATGATTCTAGCTTTGTGTTTATTGGAAGTGAAGAAAACAAGTTGCTCAGGGAAGCCAGTCAAGtgaaagatgaaaatatattatttgggGTCCCGCCATTGCCAAAATTTAGATCATCCAGTGGTTTCAGGAAGATGAGATTTAATGCAAAAAATAAGCAAAGTAGGAGAATTTGCTCTTTTAATGGTGTGCTAAATGGAAAAGACGTCTATACTCAACATG ATGCAACATTTCTCTTCAGTCTTGGGATTTCTTTTGGTATATTATCTACCACCTTggcaaataaaagagaaatggACAAGTTGAGAGAATTGCTGAAGAAGAATGAGAATTTGGTTCAAGATCTACAGGAAGAACTTGACATGAAGGATTCAATGACAGTGAAGGAGTTACATAGTGAAAACTATGGTTCACAGGATACATGTGATCATTCCTTCTGCGATAAGGAGCTAAATGGATTTTCCCCTGAAAAGCACACGGATAACTCTCCAATAACTaaccttaaaaaaatatatgatgagAAGGAAGATGAAAATTCAGAATGTATGAGCAAAATTGAAGCGGAGCTTGAAGCCGAACTTGAGAGGTTGGGGTTAAACATGAACGAATCTAGCCTAGATAGAAGACTGTCTGAGCTTGTCGAG GTTGATGCTGACTTCGTAGCAGATTTTGCTCAAGGTGAGTTGCGAGCTGACATGGTCGACGGGGAAGATTTTGATCTCCCAAAATCAAATGAGGACGCCAGCGACCCTATCATTGTCCCTGCAAACTATGCAGTTTCACCTCATGAACTTAGTTTGCGCTTGCATGAAGTCATCCAATCAAGACTCGAGGATCGTGTGCAGGAGCTTGAGCTTGCCTTACAAAATAGCCAGAGGAAATTACGTGTTATGGAATCGAAGCATGCAGGTAGTTCTCAAGAGTATTTCCCAAGTTGTAAACAAGCATCCTCCTTTGCTAAAGGGAATATTTTGACCTACGATGACTGCGACCCTATAGCCGAACCCAGAGCCGCAAATTTATCCAGTGAAGCTCTAGGTGAATACAATGAGGCGTTTGAAGATTCAATCAAGATAGATGAGTCTGAAGAACATTCACTACCAAGCAACTATGACAGTGCCAACAAAGGACGCTCGCATATACATGATTGGGACGTGTTTGGGGAGGATCAACATGGTGGAGGAAATGGTTCCATGACTCAGTCCCCTGTCAACGGAGAGAGACTTTCGATGGAACTTTCTTCAAGTGACGTGTTGATCTTGGCAAGGCAAAGCTCTAGTGTTCAGGGATTGGATGATGTAAGCGGAGATGAAGATTGTGATTGTGACTCCGAAATGGAAAGGCAATTGATAAGGCAAATTGTTGAGAGGACCAAAAAGGGTTCTCCTGCTCTTCAAAATGCACGAAGGATATTGTATTCTATGGATGATGACTATGATGAACACTGA